From a single Cotesia glomerata isolate CgM1 linkage group LG6, MPM_Cglom_v2.3, whole genome shotgun sequence genomic region:
- the LOC123268063 gene encoding uncharacterized protein LOC123268063, whose translation MESDRKRLQEGFKVFTWTKTITRLIGLWPLTPNYYLFAVCITYLTVMMALQFAYLYKSLKDVDKFIDIMTENMAFFYIYMSVVMLRVNNRQLGRVIAQAVLDYNISVFRDSDEVDVFMQFINRARFLIKGLIIYYAVGEIFWYLPIMTLSNNTMDDNNKTMFVLPYEIWLFYEIDSTLSYFFTYLLLLPVPVIAALANMATDCCLIFLVFYISGKMAVLTMRIDALESDKENTRSELTKIIAEHGKLFGMGDEIRDAYSLLLLIYFLVANFILCILGYQILISFMTNQMLEVVQYIAYFIEMYFILGLYCMISEHLTSESLKCGEAFYQCPWYNFPLDCSKNIILSIARSQKPLGLQAGKFLTFSSVTLTDDWKRLQEGFRLLKWTENMARILGVWPRDPTPFLFITIIMYTHVIMFLQLVYVWQSRHDIEQFLTIMSEYTVFVYIYTSILMLRVNIRQLGQLLNQVLEDYKISAFRDSQEVDIFMQFIAKARILMKGLITYTTLTEIIWYLKPLFAISENLVDENNKTIYILPYEIWWFYEIESTKGFLFAYLFLLPGPLLALIGSIGAVCFVIFFVFYISGRMAILTGRIDALESDKENTRSELTKIISEHTKLLQMGEEVTDTFRIILLVYFISINFMLGVLGYKLLISFMTNNVFEIIQYSIYFAEMYTMLAVYCMIGQHFTSQSLKCGEAFYQCPWYNFSLDCTKDIIFSIARSQRPLGLQAGKFLTLSSVTLTDVSKTAAGYLSVLRNFLIIED comes from the exons ATGGAAAGT GATCGGAAAAGGTTGCAAGAGGGGTTCAAAGTATTTACGTGGACTAAGACAATAACCAGGTTGATAGGTCTGTGGCCGCTAACTCcaaattactatttatttgCCGTGTGTATAACTTATTTAACTGTTATGATGGCCTTACAATTTGCATACCTTTACAAGTCTCTTAAAGATGTTGacaaatttattgatattatgaCGGAAAAtatggcatttttttatatttacatgtCTGTGGTGATGCTGAGAGTGAATAATAGACAGCTTGGCAGGGTAATTGCTCAAGCAGTCTTAGATTACAACATAAGTGTCTTCAGAGATTCTGATGAAGTTGATGTGTTTATGCAGTTTATCAATAGAGctagatttttgataaaaggattaattatttactatgcAGTGGGTGAAATCTTTTGGTACTTACCAATAATGACTTTAT cGAATAATACAATGGACGACAATAACAAAACAATGTTTGTTCTGCCATATGAAATTTGGCTGTTTTATGAAATAGATTCTACactaagttatttttttacatacctATTGCTTCTGCCAGTACCTGTCATTGCTGCGCTGGCCAATATGGCGACAGATTGCTGCCTTATTTTCCTGGTGTTCTACATTAGTGGAAAAATGGCGGTATTAACAATGAGGATCGACGCACTTGAAAGTGACAAAGAAAACACCAGAAGCGAACTCACAAAAATAATTGCTGAGCACGGAAAATTATTCGg AATGGGCGATGAGATTAGAGACGCTTATAGTCTTCTTTtactgatttattttttagtcgCAAATTTCATATTATGCATTCTTGgctatcaaatattaata aGTTTCATGACTAATCAAATGCTTGAAGTGGTACAATATATAGcgtattttattgaaatgtaCTTTATATTGGGTCTTTATTGTATGATAAGTGAACATCTCACTTCTGAG AGCCTGAAATGCGGGGAAGCATTTTACCAATGTCCTTGGTACAATTTCCCTCTAGATTGcagcaaaaatattattctcaGTATTGCAAGATCTCAAAAACCTTTGGGACTACAAGCTGGTAAATTTCTGACCTTCAGCAGCGTTACATTAACGGAT GACTGGAAAAGGTTGCAAGAGGGATTCAGATTGTTGAAGTGGACGGAAAATATGGCGAGGATTTTAGGTGTATGGCCTCGAGATCCAAccccttttttatttatcacgaTTATCATGTATACACATGTCATAATGTTCCTACAACTTGTGTACGTTTGGCAGTCTCGTCATGATATTGAGCAATTTCTTACTATCATGTCGGAGTATACCGTGTTCGTTTATATTTACACATCTATTTTGATGCTGAGAGTGAACATTCGTCAACTTGGTCAGTTATTGAATCAAGTTCTTGAAGATTACAAGATAAGTGCATTCAGAGATTCTCAAGAAGTTGATATCTTCATGCAGTTTATCGCCAAAGCTAGAATTTTGATGAAAGGATTAATTACTTACACTACTTTGACTGAAATAATTTGGTACTTAAAACCATTGTTTGCAATAT CGGAAAACTTGGTTGACGAAAACAACAAAACGATCTATATTTTACCATACGAAATTTGGTGGTTTTATGAAATAGAATCTACAAAAGGTTTTCTTTTTGCATACTTATTTCTTCTGCCGGGGCCTCTTCTTGCTTTGATCGGTAGTATAGGAGCAGTTTGCTTCGTTATTTTCTTCGTATTCTACATTAGTGGAAGGATGGCGATACTAACGGGAAGGATCGACGCACTTGAAAGTGACAAAGAAAACACCAGAAGCGAActcacaaaaataatttctgaGCACACAAAATTGTTACA aatggGTGAGGAGGTCACAGACacttttagaattattttactGGTTTATTTTATAAGCATAAATTTCATGTTGGGCGTTCTTGGCTATAAACTGTTGATA AGTTTCATGACTAATAATGTGTTTGAAATAATACaatattcaatatattttgCTGAAATGTACACTATGTTAGCTGTTTATTGTATGATAGGTCAGCATTTCACATCTCAG AGCCTGAAATGCGGGGAAGCATTTTACCAATGTCCTTGGTACAATTTCTCTCTAGATTGCACCAAAGACATTATCTTCAGTATTGCCAGATCTCAAAGACCTTTGGGACTACAAGCTGGTAAATTTCTGACCTTAAGCAGCGTTACATTAACGGAT